From one Conyzicola nivalis genomic stretch:
- a CDS encoding ADP-dependent NAD(P)H-hydrate dehydratase, whose protein sequence is MGDFTTWKPDDAARLIAVPGERDDKYSRGVLGVITGSDRYPGAAVLGVEAALRTGVGMVRYLGGERVSTLVLQRRPEAVTAEGRVQAWLVGSGMDHDGRDDQTVALSTAAMTQALPTVLDGGALDLHEGATGPVVITPHYGELARVLDVAKERIVADPATWARTAADELGVTVLLKGHATYVVGGGLALVASSAPTWLATAGAGDALAGILGALVATHTDEIAADPAVLAKLAATASVVHGLAAMRASRGGPLTVLDLAHEVSGTIAGLLASS, encoded by the coding sequence ATGGGCGACTTCACAACCTGGAAACCGGATGACGCGGCTCGACTGATCGCGGTGCCGGGCGAGCGCGACGACAAGTACTCCCGCGGTGTGCTCGGCGTGATCACGGGAAGCGACAGGTACCCGGGCGCGGCCGTGCTCGGTGTCGAGGCCGCGCTGCGCACCGGGGTCGGCATGGTGCGCTACCTCGGCGGGGAACGCGTGTCGACGCTGGTGCTGCAGCGCCGCCCCGAGGCGGTGACGGCGGAGGGTCGCGTGCAGGCGTGGCTCGTCGGTTCCGGCATGGATCACGACGGCCGCGACGACCAGACGGTCGCGCTCAGCACCGCGGCGATGACGCAGGCGCTGCCGACCGTGCTCGACGGGGGAGCGCTCGACCTGCACGAGGGTGCGACCGGCCCCGTCGTGATCACACCGCACTACGGCGAGCTCGCGCGGGTGCTCGACGTGGCGAAAGAGCGCATCGTGGCCGATCCGGCCACGTGGGCGCGCACCGCCGCCGACGAGCTCGGCGTCACCGTGCTGCTCAAAGGCCACGCCACCTACGTCGTGGGCGGCGGCCTGGCGCTCGTCGCCTCGAGCGCGCCGACCTGGCTCGCCACGGCGGGGGCGGGCGACGCGCTCGCGGGAATCCTCGGCGCGCTCGTCGCGACGCACACCGACGAGATCGCGGCCGACCCGGCCGTGCTCGCGAAGCTGGCCGCTACCGCGTCGGTCGTGCACGGTCTCGCGGCGATGCGGGCGAGCCGCGGCGGGCCGCTCACGGTGCTCGACCTCGCCCACGAGGTGTCGGGCACGATCGCCGGGCTGCTCGCCTCGTCGTAG
- a CDS encoding HAD-IA family hydrolase, producing the protein MTLRIADRVVVFDYGEVISLEPSAADRDALVAIAGVDGAAFWPSYWRHRDGLDRGTVSVPQYWRLIAADVGAEWSASTVQRLWARDFTSWISVEPGTIDLIAELHAGGTRVALLSNAGFDFAGPFRFSPMAEFFERMFVSAEMDNIKPDPAIYLEVADGLGITPAQMVFIDNKKINTDAAAELGATVHHYVHVAGLRQFLTALAN; encoded by the coding sequence ATGACGCTGCGTATCGCCGACCGGGTTGTTGTCTTCGACTACGGCGAGGTGATATCGCTCGAACCGAGTGCGGCCGACCGCGACGCGCTTGTCGCGATCGCCGGGGTCGACGGCGCGGCGTTCTGGCCGAGCTACTGGCGTCACCGCGACGGACTCGACCGCGGGACCGTCAGCGTCCCCCAGTACTGGCGGCTGATCGCCGCCGACGTCGGCGCCGAATGGTCGGCCTCGACCGTGCAACGGCTCTGGGCCCGCGACTTCACCAGCTGGATCAGCGTGGAGCCGGGCACGATCGACCTCATCGCCGAACTGCACGCCGGAGGCACCCGCGTGGCCCTGCTCTCCAACGCCGGTTTCGACTTCGCCGGGCCGTTCCGCTTCTCCCCCATGGCCGAGTTCTTCGAGCGCATGTTCGTGAGCGCCGAGATGGACAACATCAAGCCCGACCCCGCGATCTACCTGGAGGTTGCCGACGGGCTGGGAATAACGCCCGCGCAGATGGTCTTTATCGACAACAAGAAGATCAATACGGATGCCGCGGCCGAACTCGGTGCGACGGTGCACCACTACGTGCACGTCGCCGGTCTTCGCCAGTTCCTCACCGCGCTCGCGAACTGA
- a CDS encoding hemolysin family protein: MSEWVLLGIGLLLTVGTGLFVASEFSLVNLDRSDLEVRQSKGEKGLGMSISALKRTSTHLSSAQLGITLTTLLTGYTMEPAFSVFLTPLFEAIGLPEVAIPTAATIVAVFIATLLSMIIGELVPKNFALALPLQTAKLVIPFQIGFTAVFRPAVALLNNTANAIIRSFGIEPKEELSGARTAEELSSLVRRSAREGSLENDTATLLARTLAFSDLIAQDVMTPRPRLKSVDRTDTAFDVIELARTTGLSRFPVIDDSVDDVVGIVHVKQAVAVPRSKRTDVPVSALQSDALRVPETMKLDSLLAELRGRGYQMAVVLDEYGGTAGVATLEDLVEELVGEVSDEHDRSKPDVVRSRDWFTFPGILRPDELLERTGVSVPEEGPFETVAGWLMSELGRLPAVGDVVEAVGGTFRIERLDGRRIDRVRYTPTAPATTDPANDESEVSDR; this comes from the coding sequence ATGTCTGAGTGGGTGCTCCTCGGCATCGGACTCCTGCTCACCGTGGGAACCGGCCTCTTCGTCGCATCCGAATTCTCCCTCGTCAACCTCGACCGCTCCGACCTCGAAGTCCGGCAGTCGAAGGGTGAAAAGGGACTCGGCATGTCGATCAGCGCGCTCAAGCGCACCTCGACTCATCTCTCCAGCGCCCAGCTGGGCATCACGCTCACGACGCTGCTCACCGGGTACACGATGGAGCCGGCGTTCAGCGTGTTCCTGACCCCGCTGTTCGAGGCCATCGGGCTGCCCGAGGTCGCCATCCCGACCGCGGCCACGATCGTCGCCGTGTTCATCGCCACGCTGCTGTCGATGATCATCGGCGAACTGGTACCGAAGAACTTCGCGCTCGCCCTGCCCCTGCAGACGGCCAAACTCGTCATCCCCTTCCAGATCGGGTTCACCGCGGTGTTCCGTCCGGCGGTCGCCCTGCTGAACAACACGGCGAACGCGATCATCCGTTCGTTCGGCATCGAGCCGAAGGAGGAGCTCTCGGGTGCCCGCACCGCCGAGGAGCTCTCGTCGCTCGTGCGTCGCTCCGCCCGCGAGGGCAGCCTCGAGAACGACACGGCGACGCTGCTCGCCCGCACGCTCGCCTTCTCCGACCTCATCGCCCAGGACGTGATGACCCCGCGCCCGCGCCTGAAGAGCGTCGACCGCACCGATACCGCGTTCGACGTGATCGAGCTGGCGCGCACGACCGGGCTCTCCCGTTTCCCCGTGATCGACGACAGCGTCGACGACGTGGTCGGCATCGTGCACGTCAAGCAGGCGGTCGCGGTTCCGCGCTCCAAGCGAACGGATGTACCGGTGTCTGCCCTGCAGTCGGATGCGTTGCGCGTTCCGGAGACGATGAAGCTGGATTCGCTGCTCGCCGAGCTGCGCGGCCGCGGTTACCAGATGGCCGTCGTCCTCGACGAGTACGGCGGAACCGCCGGTGTCGCGACGCTCGAGGACCTCGTGGAGGAGCTCGTCGGCGAGGTGTCGGACGAGCACGACCGTTCGAAGCCCGACGTCGTGCGCTCGCGCGACTGGTTCACCTTCCCCGGCATCCTGCGGCCCGACGAACTGCTCGAGCGCACCGGAGTCTCGGTGCCCGAGGAGGGCCCGTTCGAGACCGTCGCCGGCTGGCTGATGAGCGAACTCGGCCGGCTTCCCGCCGTGGGCGACGTCGTCGAGGCGGTGGGCGGAACCTTCCGCATCGAACGGCTCGACGGCCGCCGCATCGACCGGGTGCGCTATACGCCGACGGCCCCCGCGACCACCGATCCGGCGAACGACGAGAGCGAGGTGAGTGACCGATGA
- a CDS encoding GuaB1 family IMP dehydrogenase-related protein codes for MEFYETAPKHDLTYSDVFLIPSGSNVTSRLDVSLAPGDGTAATIPIVSANMNSVTGPRLAASLARRGGIGILPQDMHLQDLDAAIRWVKSQPVRWDTPLELAPDATAATALTLLPPVAGHGIVVRDGAGHDNAGAVLGVIPALRLATALPDARLGDLLHGNLASLDADDLDSPRAAFDVMVAAELDFAPVLHHGNLVGTLSRTSALRSTIYDAAVDASGRLLVGAAIGINGDVAAKAKALVSAGVDVLVIDTAHGHQRGMVAALAAVSALQLGVPIVAGNVVTREGVRDLVKAGADIVKVGVGPGAMCTTRMMTAVGRPQFSAVLETAQAARELGAHVWADGGVRYPRDVALALAAGAASVMIGSWFAGTIEAPGSLATDETGRLYKESWGMASTKAVQQRFDRLDAYELARKTLFAEGISSSRIYLDPLRPSVEDLLDMITSGVRSSMTYAGATSPAEFHRRALVGIQSAAGYEEGKALPVSW; via the coding sequence ATGGAGTTCTACGAGACTGCGCCGAAGCACGACCTCACGTATTCCGACGTTTTCCTGATTCCGAGCGGATCGAACGTCACCAGCAGGCTTGACGTGTCGCTCGCGCCAGGGGACGGCACGGCCGCAACGATCCCGATCGTCTCCGCGAACATGAACTCGGTCACGGGGCCTCGGCTCGCGGCGAGCCTCGCCAGACGCGGCGGCATCGGCATCCTGCCGCAGGACATGCACCTGCAAGACCTGGACGCGGCGATCCGCTGGGTGAAGTCGCAGCCCGTGCGCTGGGACACCCCGCTCGAACTCGCCCCCGACGCCACGGCCGCCACCGCGCTGACCCTCCTGCCGCCCGTCGCGGGACACGGCATCGTCGTGCGCGATGGCGCGGGCCACGACAACGCAGGGGCCGTGCTCGGCGTCATCCCCGCGCTGCGCCTCGCGACGGCGCTGCCCGACGCCCGCCTCGGCGACCTGCTGCACGGCAACCTCGCCTCGCTCGACGCCGACGATCTCGACAGCCCGCGCGCGGCCTTCGACGTCATGGTGGCCGCCGAGCTCGACTTCGCCCCTGTGCTGCACCACGGCAACCTCGTGGGGACACTGAGCCGCACGAGCGCCCTGCGCTCCACCATCTACGACGCCGCGGTCGACGCGAGCGGGCGGCTCCTCGTCGGCGCGGCCATCGGCATCAACGGCGACGTCGCCGCGAAGGCCAAGGCGCTCGTCTCGGCCGGCGTCGACGTGCTCGTCATCGATACCGCGCACGGCCACCAGCGCGGAATGGTCGCGGCGCTCGCCGCGGTGTCGGCGCTGCAGCTCGGCGTGCCGATCGTCGCGGGCAACGTCGTGACGCGCGAGGGGGTGCGCGACCTGGTCAAGGCCGGCGCCGACATCGTCAAGGTGGGTGTCGGTCCCGGCGCGATGTGCACGACGCGGATGATGACCGCGGTCGGCCGCCCGCAGTTCTCCGCGGTGCTCGAGACGGCGCAGGCCGCACGCGAGTTGGGCGCGCACGTGTGGGCGGACGGCGGCGTGCGGTACCCGAGAGACGTCGCCCTCGCCCTGGCCGCTGGCGCAGCATCCGTCATGATCGGTTCCTGGTTCGCCGGCACGATCGAGGCACCCGGATCGCTGGCGACGGATGAAACGGGGCGGCTGTACAAGGAGAGCTGGGGCATGGCCTCGACCAAGGCCGTGCAGCAGAGGTTCGACCGGCTCGACGCCTACGAGCTCGCCCGCAAGACCCTCTTCGCGGAGGGCATCTCGAGCTCGCGCATCTACCTCGACCCGCTTCGCCCCTCGGTCGAGGACCTGCTCGACATGATCACGTCGGGGGTGCGCAGCTCGATGACCTACGCCGGCGCGACCTCGCCGGCCGAGTTCCACCGTCGCGCACTCGTCGGCATCCAATCTGCCGCCGGCTATGAAGAGGGCAAGGCCCTGCCTGTCAGCTGGTAA
- a CDS encoding hemolysin family protein encodes MSESIPGILWLVVLLLVNAFFVGAEFAVISARRSQIEPKAEGGSRAAKTTLWAMEHATLMLATSQLGITICSLLILNVSEPAIHHLLEVPLHWTGLPEELSGVIAFVLTLLFVSFLHVVIGEMVPKNLAFSMPDQAALLLAPPLVFVGNVFKPVIVALNATANGVVRLFGVTPKSEATSVFTLGEVANIVAQSTKEGVLTDATGALTAAFEFTEKKVQDIAIGIDDLVTLPEDASPADVERAVAQRGFSRYILINDEGEPTGYLHLKDVIDLDGDEFTEPVPPKRIRQLISIFRSTDLEDALATMRRSGVHVARAFDENGATRGVLFLEDIIEELVGEVQDATRRN; translated from the coding sequence ATGAGCGAGTCGATTCCCGGCATCCTCTGGTTGGTAGTGCTGCTGCTCGTCAACGCCTTCTTCGTCGGAGCCGAGTTCGCCGTGATCTCGGCACGTCGGTCGCAGATCGAACCCAAGGCCGAGGGCGGATCCCGGGCGGCGAAAACGACGCTCTGGGCGATGGAGCACGCGACGCTGATGCTGGCCACGAGCCAGCTCGGCATCACGATCTGCTCGCTCCTGATCCTCAACGTGTCCGAACCCGCCATCCACCACCTGCTCGAGGTGCCGCTGCACTGGACCGGCCTGCCGGAGGAGCTCAGCGGCGTGATCGCGTTCGTGCTCACCCTGCTGTTCGTCTCGTTCCTGCACGTCGTCATCGGCGAGATGGTTCCGAAGAACCTGGCGTTCTCGATGCCCGACCAGGCCGCGCTGCTGCTCGCTCCGCCGCTCGTCTTCGTCGGAAACGTGTTCAAGCCGGTGATCGTAGCCCTCAACGCGACCGCCAACGGCGTCGTGCGGCTGTTCGGTGTCACGCCGAAGTCGGAGGCGACGAGTGTCTTCACTCTCGGCGAGGTCGCGAACATCGTGGCGCAGTCGACGAAGGAGGGTGTGCTCACCGACGCGACGGGTGCGCTCACCGCGGCGTTCGAATTCACCGAGAAGAAGGTGCAGGACATCGCGATCGGCATCGACGACCTCGTCACCCTTCCCGAGGACGCGTCGCCCGCCGACGTGGAGCGCGCGGTCGCCCAGCGCGGCTTCTCGCGGTACATCCTGATCAACGACGAGGGCGAACCGACCGGGTACCTGCACCTGAAGGACGTCATCGACCTCGACGGTGACGAGTTCACCGAGCCGGTGCCGCCGAAGCGCATCCGCCAGCTGATCTCGATCTTCCGCAGCACCGACCTGGAAGACGCCCTCGCGACCATGCGCCGCTCGGGAGTGCACGTGGCGCGTGCGTTCGACGAGAACGGCGCGACCCGCGGTGTGCTCTTCCTCGAGGACATCATCGAGGAGCTCGTCGGCGAAGTGCAGGACGCGACGCGGCGCAACTAA
- a CDS encoding multifunctional oxoglutarate decarboxylase/oxoglutarate dehydrogenase thiamine pyrophosphate-binding subunit/dihydrolipoyllysine-residue succinyltransferase subunit, translated as MSSQVTGLAAEDGSSGEFGANEWLVDEMYERYLVDRNSVDQSWWPILESYRPTETHSDSAPTDPTPTTTIPVIADQAPTAEAPSAPAEAPAAPAAESQTGGEAQIPDEISDAAPAPAPAAAPTSNQPVARTTSIEAKPQPIPAQAPATGANPVATAADADANVTAVLKGASKALASNMDASLTVPTATSVRTIPAKLMIDNRIVINNHLKRARGGKVSFTHLIAWAIVETLKEFPSQNVFYDEVDGKPAVVTPAHINLGIAIDIPKPDGTRSLVVPGIKRADTMEFGEFLAAYEDVVFRGRNNKLTAADYAGNTISLTNPGGIGTEHSVPRLMRGAGTIVGAGALEYPAQFQGSSTQVLSNLGIGKTITLTSTYDHRVIQGAGSGEFLKKIHERLIGEHDFYEKIFAALRIPYSPIHWATDISVDLASMVDKTARVQELINSYRVRGHLMADVDPLEYVQRSHPDLEIESHGLTFWDLDREFVTGGFGGKRSALLRDILGLLRDSYCRTVGIEYMHIQDPAQRKWMQDHVETPYTKPGHDEQMRILGKLNEAEAFETFLQTKYVGQKRFSLEGSESTIAVLDAILQGSAEDGLEEVAIGMAHRGRLNVLTNIAGKTYGQIFREFEGTQDPRTVQGSGDVKYHLGTEGTFTAADGTTIPVYLAANPSHLEAVDGVLEGIVRAKQDRRPIGSYSVLPVMVHGDAAMAGQGIVVEILQMSQLRGYRTGGTIHIVVNNQVGFTTPPGEGRTSIYSTDVAKTIQAPIFHVNGDDPEAVVRMAQLALAYRQRFHRDVVIDLVSYRRRGHNEGDDPSMTQPLMYNLIEAKRSVRTLYVEGLVGRGDITTEEYEASHQDFQDRLERAFAETHAAQTGSIPVVTGDSNAVADLERPESQQDDLVGEPETTGVREEVIQLIGDAHNNPPAGFSVHPKLQAMLKKRVDMSRSGSVDWGFGELLALGSLLVEGTPVRMAGQDTRRGTFVQRHAILHDRLNGQEWLPLGNLKDGQGRFWIYDSLLSEYAALGFEYGYSVERADALVLWEAQFGDFANGAQTVIDEFVSSAEQKWGQRSSVVMLLPHGYEGQGPDHSSARMERFLQMCAENNMTIARPSTPASYFHLLRRQAYARPRRPLIVFTPKAMLRLRGATSEIADFTSGKFLPVIDDARVADKASVKRVVLTSGKIYYDIIAELDKREEKSIAVVRMEQFYPLPISEINGILAQYPNADLVWTQDEPENQGAWPFISLELAKHLEGRTIRVSSRPASASPATGSNKRSGREQVELIAKALTL; from the coding sequence GTGTCAAGCCAAGTGACCGGACTTGCAGCAGAAGACGGATCTTCTGGCGAGTTCGGGGCCAACGAATGGCTCGTAGACGAAATGTACGAACGGTATCTGGTTGACCGCAATTCGGTCGATCAGTCGTGGTGGCCGATCTTGGAAAGCTACCGGCCCACCGAAACGCACAGCGATTCCGCTCCCACCGACCCGACACCGACGACCACGATCCCCGTGATCGCCGATCAGGCGCCGACCGCCGAAGCGCCGAGCGCCCCGGCGGAGGCTCCGGCGGCACCCGCGGCCGAGTCGCAGACCGGAGGCGAGGCGCAGATTCCCGACGAGATCTCCGACGCGGCCCCGGCCCCGGCCCCCGCCGCGGCCCCGACTTCGAACCAGCCCGTCGCCCGCACCACGTCGATCGAGGCCAAGCCGCAACCGATCCCCGCCCAGGCTCCCGCCACGGGAGCCAACCCGGTCGCGACCGCCGCGGACGCCGACGCGAACGTCACCGCGGTCCTCAAGGGCGCATCCAAGGCCCTCGCCTCCAACATGGACGCGAGCCTCACGGTTCCCACGGCCACGAGCGTGCGCACGATCCCCGCGAAGCTCATGATCGACAACCGCATTGTGATCAACAACCACCTGAAGCGTGCGCGCGGCGGCAAGGTGTCGTTCACCCACCTCATCGCATGGGCGATCGTCGAGACCCTGAAAGAATTCCCGAGCCAGAACGTCTTCTACGACGAGGTCGACGGCAAGCCGGCCGTGGTCACCCCCGCCCACATCAACCTCGGCATCGCGATCGACATCCCGAAGCCCGACGGCACGCGTTCCCTCGTGGTCCCCGGCATCAAGCGGGCCGACACCATGGAATTCGGCGAGTTCCTGGCCGCCTACGAAGACGTCGTCTTCCGCGGACGCAACAACAAGCTCACCGCGGCCGACTACGCGGGCAACACCATCTCGCTCACCAACCCCGGCGGCATCGGCACCGAGCACTCGGTTCCCCGCCTCATGCGCGGCGCGGGCACCATCGTCGGTGCGGGCGCTCTCGAGTACCCCGCGCAGTTCCAGGGCTCTTCGACACAGGTGCTCTCGAACCTGGGTATCGGCAAGACGATCACCCTCACGAGCACCTACGACCACCGCGTCATCCAGGGCGCCGGCTCGGGCGAGTTCCTCAAGAAGATTCACGAGCGCCTCATCGGCGAACACGACTTCTACGAGAAGATCTTCGCCGCGCTACGCATCCCCTACTCGCCCATCCACTGGGCCACCGACATCAGCGTCGACCTCGCGTCGATGGTCGACAAGACCGCCCGGGTGCAGGAGCTGATCAACTCGTACCGCGTGCGTGGCCACCTGATGGCCGACGTCGACCCGCTCGAGTACGTGCAGCGCTCGCACCCCGACCTCGAGATCGAGAGCCACGGCCTCACCTTCTGGGACCTCGACCGCGAGTTCGTCACCGGCGGCTTCGGCGGAAAGCGTTCGGCCCTGCTGCGCGACATCCTCGGACTGCTACGCGACTCCTACTGCCGCACCGTCGGCATCGAGTACATGCACATCCAGGATCCGGCACAGCGCAAGTGGATGCAGGACCACGTCGAGACCCCGTACACCAAGCCGGGTCACGACGAGCAGATGCGCATCCTCGGCAAGCTCAACGAGGCCGAGGCCTTCGAAACCTTCCTGCAGACGAAGTACGTGGGCCAGAAGCGCTTCAGCCTCGAGGGGAGCGAGTCCACGATCGCCGTGCTCGACGCGATCCTCCAGGGCTCCGCCGAAGACGGTCTCGAAGAGGTCGCGATCGGCATGGCCCACCGCGGCCGCCTCAATGTGCTCACCAACATCGCGGGTAAGACCTACGGCCAGATCTTCCGCGAGTTCGAGGGCACACAAGACCCGCGCACCGTGCAGGGCTCGGGAGACGTGAAGTACCACCTCGGCACCGAGGGAACCTTCACCGCGGCCGACGGCACCACCATCCCCGTCTACCTCGCCGCCAACCCCTCGCACCTCGAGGCCGTCGACGGAGTACTCGAGGGCATCGTGCGCGCCAAGCAGGACCGCCGCCCGATCGGCTCGTACTCGGTGCTCCCGGTCATGGTGCACGGGGACGCCGCGATGGCCGGCCAGGGCATCGTGGTCGAGATCCTGCAGATGTCGCAGCTCCGCGGGTACCGCACGGGTGGCACCATCCACATCGTGGTCAACAACCAGGTCGGCTTCACCACCCCTCCCGGCGAGGGCCGCACGTCGATCTACTCGACCGATGTCGCCAAGACCATCCAGGCGCCGATCTTCCACGTGAACGGCGACGACCCCGAGGCCGTCGTGCGCATGGCCCAGCTCGCGCTCGCGTACCGCCAGCGGTTCCACCGCGACGTAGTGATCGACCTCGTCTCCTACCGGCGACGGGGTCACAACGAGGGCGACGACCCCTCGATGACCCAGCCGCTGATGTACAACCTGATCGAGGCAAAGCGCAGTGTGCGCACCCTCTACGTCGAGGGACTCGTCGGTCGCGGCGACATCACGACCGAAGAGTACGAGGCGAGCCACCAGGACTTCCAGGACCGCCTCGAGCGGGCGTTCGCCGAGACGCATGCGGCGCAGACCGGCTCGATTCCGGTCGTCACGGGCGATTCCAACGCCGTCGCAGACCTGGAACGCCCCGAGTCGCAGCAGGACGACCTCGTGGGCGAGCCGGAGACCACCGGTGTGCGCGAAGAAGTCATCCAGCTGATCGGTGACGCCCACAACAACCCGCCCGCCGGGTTCAGCGTGCACCCCAAGCTGCAGGCGATGCTCAAGAAGCGCGTCGACATGAGTCGCTCCGGCTCGGTCGACTGGGGCTTCGGCGAACTGCTCGCCCTCGGGTCCCTGCTCGTCGAGGGAACCCCGGTCCGTATGGCCGGCCAGGACACGCGCCGCGGAACCTTCGTTCAGCGGCACGCCATCCTGCACGACCGGTTGAACGGCCAGGAGTGGCTGCCCCTCGGCAACCTCAAGGACGGCCAGGGCCGCTTCTGGATCTACGACTCCCTGCTCAGCGAGTACGCCGCACTCGGTTTCGAGTACGGCTACTCGGTCGAACGCGCCGACGCCCTCGTTCTCTGGGAGGCCCAGTTCGGCGACTTCGCCAACGGCGCCCAGACGGTCATCGACGAGTTCGTCTCCTCGGCCGAGCAGAAGTGGGGACAGCGCTCGAGCGTCGTAATGCTGCTCCCCCACGGCTACGAGGGACAGGGTCCCGACCACTCCTCCGCGCGCATGGAGCGCTTCCTGCAGATGTGCGCCGAGAACAACATGACGATCGCGCGCCCGTCGACGCCGGCGTCGTACTTCCACCTCCTGCGCCGCCAGGCCTACGCCCGACCACGCCGCCCGCTCATCGTCTTCACGCCGAAGGCCATGCTGCGACTGCGCGGCGCGACCAGCGAGATCGCCGACTTCACGAGCGGCAAGTTCCTGCCGGTGATCGACGACGCGCGGGTGGCCGACAAGGCGAGCGTCAAGCGCGTCGTGCTGACTTCGGGCAAGATCTACTACGACATCATCGCCGAGCTCGACAAGCGCGAAGAGAAGTCGATCGCGGTCGTGCGCATGGAGCAGTTCTACCCGCTGCCGATCTCCGAGATCAACGGCATCCTCGCCCAGTACCCGAACGCCGACCTGGTCTGGACGCAGGACGAGCCCGAGAATCAGGGCGCGTGGCCGTTCATCTCGCTCGAACTGGCGAAGCACCTCGAGGGGCGCACCATCCGGGTCTCGTCGCGTCCGGCATCCGCGTCGCCGGCGACGGGGTCGAACAAGCGTTCCGGCCGCGAACAGGTCGAGCTGATCGCCAAGGCGCTGACGCTGTAA
- a CDS encoding NADH:flavin oxidoreductase/NADH oxidase, whose protein sequence is MTTTTTPSIFTPLSIRSTTFRNRLWVPALCQYSVEKRDGVPTDWHLVHLGAFAMGGAGLIMSEATAVAPIGRISPHDTGIWSETQVEAWSRITAFLHERGAVAGIQLAHAGRKASTHRGWAPEKTGTVSAEDGGWQTVGPSAVAFGAYAEPRTLSVEEIHAVVAEFAAAAKRAITAGFDLVEVHAAHGYLIHQFLSPLSNLRTDEYGGSLENRARLVLEIVRAVREAVGDAMPVFVRFSATDYAEGGWNQEDTATVSGWAREAGADFFDISTGGNVSGVTIPLRPGYQVPFADFVGTTAGVPVNAVGLITTAAQAEEIVATGQADAVMLGREMMRDPHFPLRAAHELGVEVDYWPEAYVRARWR, encoded by the coding sequence GTGACCACGACCACCACGCCGAGCATCTTCACCCCGCTCAGCATCCGCTCCACCACCTTCCGCAACCGTCTCTGGGTGCCGGCACTCTGCCAGTACTCGGTCGAGAAGCGCGACGGCGTCCCCACTGACTGGCACCTCGTGCACCTCGGCGCATTCGCCATGGGCGGCGCCGGGCTCATCATGAGCGAGGCGACCGCCGTCGCGCCGATCGGACGCATCTCGCCCCACGACACCGGCATCTGGAGCGAGACCCAGGTCGAGGCCTGGTCGCGCATCACCGCCTTCCTGCACGAGCGCGGCGCCGTCGCCGGGATCCAGCTCGCGCACGCCGGCCGCAAGGCGTCGACCCACCGCGGCTGGGCGCCCGAGAAGACCGGCACCGTCTCGGCGGAGGACGGCGGCTGGCAGACCGTCGGCCCCTCCGCGGTCGCGTTCGGCGCCTACGCCGAACCGCGCACGCTGAGCGTGGAGGAGATCCATGCGGTGGTCGCCGAGTTCGCCGCCGCGGCGAAGCGTGCCATCACCGCCGGCTTCGACCTCGTCGAGGTGCACGCCGCACACGGCTACCTGATCCACCAGTTCCTGTCGCCGCTGTCGAACCTGCGCACCGACGAGTACGGCGGAAGCCTCGAGAACCGCGCCCGTCTTGTGCTCGAGATCGTGCGCGCCGTGCGCGAGGCCGTCGGCGACGCGATGCCCGTGTTCGTGCGCTTCTCGGCCACCGACTACGCGGAGGGCGGCTGGAACCAGGAGGACACCGCCACGGTCTCCGGCTGGGCGCGGGAGGCAGGCGCCGACTTCTTCGACATCTCGACGGGCGGCAATGTCTCGGGTGTGACCATCCCGCTGCGCCCCGGCTACCAGGTGCCCTTCGCCGACTTCGTGGGAACCACCGCCGGCGTGCCCGTCAACGCGGTCGGACTCATCACCACCGCCGCGCAGGCCGAAGAGATTGTCGCGACCGGGCAGGCCGACGCCGTCATGCTCGGACGCGAGATGATGCGCGACCCGCACTTCCCGCTGCGCGCGGCCCACGAGCTGGGCGTCGAGGTCGACTACTGGCCCGAGGCCTATGTCAGGGCGCGCTGGCGCTAG